A genomic window from Rhodovastum atsumiense includes:
- a CDS encoding DUF3991 and toprim domain-containing protein — translation MRTDDAEIAALRVRVDCRAVLEHAGWRMDIRESTRRAVKYRCGAGRIVIVTHGGQGWFDPLSPAKGDVFALAQYLWGGSFRDACVILRSLAGVAVAASAALPGRPTGASLPLAQRWQCRRPPRPGSPCWRYLTEVRGLPDATLGHAIAADLLREGPAASLWALHRDGAGGIAGWEMRGPHWRGFATGGSKTLFAIGAVAPARVVLTEAAIDALSLATLEDFAPGSLYASTGGGIGPATERLIATLATATTGAEIVAATDADTAGDCYAVRIADIAAASGVRCSRLRPVRGDWNDVLRNSSAR, via the coding sequence ATGCGGACCGACGACGCGGAGATCGCGGCATTGCGCGTGCGGGTGGATTGCCGCGCCGTGCTTGAACACGCGGGATGGCGGATGGACATCCGGGAAAGCACGCGCCGCGCGGTGAAATACCGCTGCGGCGCTGGCCGGATCGTCATCGTGACACATGGCGGTCAGGGCTGGTTCGATCCGCTCTCCCCGGCCAAGGGCGACGTGTTTGCCTTGGCGCAATACCTCTGGGGCGGCAGTTTCCGCGACGCCTGCGTGATCCTGCGATCGCTGGCCGGTGTCGCCGTGGCAGCGTCGGCAGCCCTGCCGGGCCGACCAACCGGCGCATCGTTACCATTGGCGCAACGTTGGCAGTGTCGGCGTCCGCCGCGTCCCGGCTCGCCGTGCTGGCGCTACCTCACTGAGGTTCGTGGCCTGCCCGACGCCACTCTCGGCCACGCCATCGCTGCCGATCTGCTGCGCGAAGGACCGGCGGCCAGCCTGTGGGCGCTGCACCGCGATGGTGCCGGCGGCATCGCCGGCTGGGAGATGCGCGGTCCGCACTGGCGCGGCTTCGCGACCGGCGGCAGCAAGACCCTGTTCGCCATCGGCGCCGTGGCGCCGGCGCGCGTCGTCCTCACGGAGGCGGCGATCGACGCGCTCAGCCTGGCCACGCTCGAAGATTTCGCTCCGGGTAGTCTCTACGCCAGCACCGGCGGCGGCATCGGGCCGGCGACCGAACGCCTGATCGCCACGCTCGCCACAGCCACGACCGGCGCCGAGATCGTCGCCGCGACCGACGCCGATACGGCCGGAGACTGCTACGCCGTGCGCATCGCGGACATCGCGGCTGCTTCCGGCGTGCGGTGCAGCCGGCTGCGGCCGGTGCGGGGAGACTGGAACGACGTGCTGAGAAACAGCAGTGCCAGATAA
- a CDS encoding RES family NAD+ phosphorylase, producing the protein MTTDGFSAAPVPSYRLVPSRFPPIGLFDTVATAADLAAVLDLVGWTNDRLLAERVRRLPESDWVYSRPNSSIIMAAFLHVAPSGMRFNGADLGAWYAAASLPTAVIEVGHHLRREAAATSVASLKRVYREYTANIDGSYLDIRGQQAARPDIYTPDTYAASQPFGEAIRASGGNGIIYDSIRHAGGVNVVAYRTRTINHATQCSHYEITVTAASSTINVHLIKGTT; encoded by the coding sequence GTGACAACCGACGGTTTTTCGGCAGCCCCGGTCCCGTCTTACCGGCTGGTGCCGTCCAGGTTCCCGCCGATCGGCCTCTTCGACACCGTCGCGACGGCGGCCGACCTGGCGGCCGTGCTGGACCTCGTGGGGTGGACGAACGACCGCCTCTTGGCTGAACGCGTCCGGCGGTTGCCTGAGAGCGACTGGGTCTACAGCCGCCCGAACTCCAGCATCATCATGGCGGCCTTCCTCCACGTGGCTCCCAGCGGGATGCGGTTCAACGGAGCGGACCTGGGCGCCTGGTACGCGGCGGCGTCTCTGCCAACGGCGGTCATCGAGGTGGGGCATCATCTGCGCCGGGAAGCTGCGGCAACCAGCGTTGCCAGCCTCAAACGGGTGTACCGCGAGTACACAGCCAACATCGACGGGTCCTATCTGGACATACGGGGACAACAAGCCGCCCGGCCAGATATTTACACACCGGACACCTACGCCGCCTCGCAGCCGTTCGGCGAAGCGATCCGGGCATCGGGCGGCAACGGCATCATCTACGATAGTATCCGCCACGCAGGCGGCGTGAACGTCGTCGCCTACCGCACCAGGACCATCAATCACGCCACCCAGTGCAGCCATTACGAAATCACGGTGACCGCGGCTTCATCGACCATCAATGTCCATCTCATCAAAGGCACCACCTGA
- a CDS encoding AAA family ATPase: protein MKLAEFETVLLEILRHNQRLAEAGAPVTSFLIPMAWGDPGLGKTTIVEAVAATLGWQVIQADLATRDPAELGGMPWVENGRAIRCRPDWLPDSGQGILFLDELPQAGVANMNIGATLVREHRIGEHHLPRSWMVVCAGNFQHNRAGTSAMPSHLRNRLLHLTIEADANAWAQWASRKGLDPMLIAYNRFRAAEYHHRFCATSNAYPTPRSWEMGSQVLGLDLPEALRRECLDGTVGEAAGADFAGFRQVCQSLPDVQAIIADPTTAPIPSDAMTLYALMGALAYNARPGNFAAIIAYLDRLPEQEFAVAGVLDATARDETLRLTTAYTRWAAAHGELLSAS from the coding sequence ATGAAGCTCGCCGAATTTGAAACCGTGCTGCTGGAGATCCTGCGGCACAACCAACGCCTCGCCGAGGCCGGCGCGCCGGTGACCAGCTTCCTCATTCCGATGGCCTGGGGTGATCCCGGCCTCGGCAAGACCACCATCGTCGAGGCGGTCGCCGCCACGCTCGGCTGGCAGGTGATCCAGGCCGACCTGGCGACCCGCGATCCGGCTGAACTCGGCGGCATGCCGTGGGTGGAGAACGGCCGCGCCATCCGTTGCCGGCCGGACTGGTTGCCCGACAGCGGCCAGGGCATCCTGTTCCTCGACGAACTGCCACAGGCCGGCGTCGCCAACATGAACATCGGTGCCACGCTGGTGCGCGAGCACCGCATCGGCGAGCATCACCTCCCGCGCAGCTGGATGGTGGTCTGCGCCGGCAACTTCCAGCACAACCGCGCCGGCACCAGCGCCATGCCCTCGCACCTGCGCAATCGCCTGCTGCACCTGACCATCGAGGCGGATGCCAATGCCTGGGCGCAGTGGGCGAGCCGCAAGGGGCTCGACCCGATGCTGATCGCCTACAACCGCTTCCGCGCCGCCGAGTACCATCACCGGTTCTGCGCTACCTCGAATGCCTACCCGACGCCACGCTCGTGGGAGATGGGCAGCCAGGTGCTCGGCCTCGACCTGCCCGAGGCGCTGCGCCGCGAGTGCCTCGACGGCACGGTTGGCGAGGCTGCCGGTGCCGACTTCGCCGGCTTCCGGCAGGTCTGCCAGAGCCTGCCGGATGTGCAGGCGATCATCGCCGATCCCACCACGGCACCGATCCCGTCGGATGCGATGACCCTCTACGCGCTGATGGGCGCGCTGGCCTACAACGCCCGGCCCGGCAACTTCGCTGCCATTATCGCCTACCTCGACCGGCTGCCCGAGCAGGAATTCGCCGTGGCCGGCGTGCTCGACGCGACCGCCCGCGATGAGACGCTGCGCCTCACCACGGCCTACACGCGTTGGGCCGCCGCGCATGGCGAACTGCTCAGCGCCAGCTGA
- a CDS encoding MOSC domain-containing protein yields the protein MSTKVSGLFHYPVKGLSAQALSSVRLVPGEGFPLDRVYGLARHDSGYDPVDYKPLPKTRFIVLVKEERLAALSTFVDRDTRRLEIRVQGQLVLQEELETEVGRSNVSRFFSNMFDLNGGQEPVVAVGGENRFTDISVHSKAMMNAISLVNLNSVRDLGARTNAEIDPLRFRANLYFDGLDAFQELEMLGREIQVGPARLRIFRRTRRCAATDVDPVTAERNMAIPRSLMQHFGHADMGVYAEVLEGGVVEIGSPISIG from the coding sequence ATGTCGACGAAGGTCAGCGGTTTATTTCATTACCCAGTGAAAGGATTGAGCGCACAGGCTCTGTCCAGCGTCCGATTGGTCCCGGGCGAGGGCTTTCCGCTCGACCGTGTCTACGGTCTTGCGCGCCACGACAGCGGCTATGATCCGGTGGACTACAAGCCACTTCCGAAGACGCGTTTCATCGTGCTTGTGAAAGAGGAGCGGCTGGCCGCCCTATCCACTTTCGTCGACCGCGACACGAGGAGGCTCGAAATCCGCGTGCAGGGCCAGCTGGTGCTCCAGGAGGAACTGGAGACCGAGGTAGGCCGGAGCAACGTGAGCAGGTTCTTCTCGAACATGTTTGACCTGAACGGTGGGCAGGAGCCGGTCGTGGCCGTCGGCGGTGAGAATCGCTTCACCGACATCTCCGTGCATTCGAAGGCGATGATGAACGCCATCTCGCTTGTCAACCTGAACAGTGTCAGGGATCTCGGAGCCCGGACGAACGCGGAGATCGACCCCCTGAGGTTCCGTGCCAACCTCTACTTCGACGGGCTGGACGCCTTCCAGGAGCTGGAGATGTTGGGACGGGAGATCCAGGTTGGCCCGGCCAGGCTCAGGATATTCAGGCGGACGCGGCGGTGCGCTGCAACCGATGTCGATCCCGTCACTGCCGAGCGGAACATGGCAATCCCTCGCTCCCTCATGCAGCATTTCGGCCACGCCGACATGGGTGTCTATGCCGAGGTCCTGGAAGGGGGCGTCGTCGAGATTGGCTCCCCGATCTCTATCGGCTGA
- a CDS encoding AAA family ATPase translates to MTRLLVYAGPNGSGKSSLRDQGAQLDPVEVVIDPDQIARSLNPTAPRAADRAAGKAALTLFGHSLAARRSISLETTLAGHSVLRRFRAAKAAGYDIELRYVALETVALNIQRVRARAARGGHFIAPADIRRRYSASLANLPEALAIVDRAILADNSGAVHRVVLEMAEQRITRAVPDLPGWLLPLMPRIRSLRS, encoded by the coding sequence ATGACGCGCCTGCTCGTCTATGCCGGGCCGAACGGGTCGGGAAAGAGCAGCCTGCGTGACCAAGGTGCCCAACTGGACCCGGTCGAGGTGGTGATCGACCCTGACCAGATCGCCCGGAGCCTGAATCCAACCGCCCCACGCGCGGCTGACCGCGCTGCCGGAAAGGCCGCGCTCACGCTCTTCGGGCACAGTCTGGCGGCGCGCAGATCGATCTCTCTGGAGACGACCCTCGCAGGGCACTCCGTTCTACGCCGCTTCCGGGCCGCCAAGGCGGCCGGCTATGACATCGAACTCCGCTACGTTGCCCTGGAAACCGTGGCGCTAAACATCCAGCGCGTGCGGGCGCGTGCCGCCAGGGGCGGCCATTTCATCGCGCCAGCAGATATCCGGCGCCGCTATTCGGCCAGCCTCGCCAATCTTCCGGAGGCCCTGGCCATCGTGGACCGGGCGATCCTGGCCGACAACTCCGGCGCGGTGCATCGGGTGGTCCTGGAGATGGCGGAGCAACGGATCACCCGCGCCGTGCCAGACCTGCCTGGCTGGTTGCTGCCCCTGATGCCGCGGATCAGGTCCCTGCGGTCCTGA
- a CDS encoding MbcA/ParS/Xre antitoxin family protein, translating into MSNFGLYPILDKTEDEVPHAAQVAPPVPDGRRILDVSRFEPTIRRRMSAPGMRTFLAIADLWGLSEEQRRLVLGLPARSTFHNWARTAREHGELTLDLDVLIRISAVLGIHQGLMILHETEREGVEWLRRPHGAAVFGGKPPLDLVTCGTQDGLMAVRRFLDAARGGIYMEPNETDRDFRPYTDADIVFR; encoded by the coding sequence ATGTCCAATTTTGGACTATATCCCATTTTGGACAAAACGGAGGATGAAGTGCCGCACGCTGCGCAAGTTGCTCCGCCTGTCCCGGATGGCAGGCGGATCCTGGACGTCAGCCGCTTTGAGCCGACCATCCGGCGCCGGATGAGCGCGCCTGGAATGAGGACCTTCCTGGCCATTGCTGACTTATGGGGGCTGTCCGAGGAGCAGCGACGCCTCGTCCTGGGGCTGCCAGCGCGTTCAACCTTCCACAACTGGGCCAGGACGGCGCGCGAGCACGGTGAGCTGACGCTTGACCTGGACGTCCTCATTCGGATTTCCGCCGTTCTCGGCATCCACCAAGGATTGATGATCCTGCACGAGACCGAGCGAGAGGGAGTGGAGTGGTTGCGGCGCCCCCATGGAGCGGCCGTGTTCGGCGGAAAGCCACCCCTGGATTTGGTCACGTGCGGCACCCAGGACGGCCTGATGGCCGTCCGGCGATTCCTGGATGCGGCAAGGGGTGGGATCTACATGGAGCCGAACGAAACCGACCGGGACTTCCGCCCCTACACCGACGCAGACATCGTCTTCAGGTGA
- a CDS encoding ferredoxin reductase domain-containing protein, which yields MVTTLENSLMLVAHSRRMLTEIVCAGSSLLVRPPCFELRNYSLCDDNRERYRYVIAVKREAASRGSSRSMHESALG from the coding sequence ATGGTCACGACCCTGGAAAACAGCCTGATGCTCGTGGCGCACTCGCGACGGATGCTGACCGAGATCGTCTGCGCAGGCAGCAGCCTGCTCGTGCGGCCCCCCTGTTTCGAGCTGCGGAACTATTCGCTGTGCGACGACAACCGAGAGCGGTACCGATACGTCATCGCCGTGAAGCGCGAGGCGGCCTCGCGCGGCAGCTCGCGGAGCATGCATGAGTCGGCTTTGGGTTGA
- a CDS encoding DUF1173 family protein, with amino-acid sequence MPTYRYESTTIDSDNPADRVRLEQLHSRGARLLCPCVDPPLEMYLARTASGIIVKRMPETGPHHAPSCPSWEPPPELGGLAPLIGQAIVENPEEGTTLLRLGFPLSRRSNRLKSSPERGAAPGDTVKFQRKKLTLRGLLHYLWDEARLTHWTPKWAGRRSWHVVQSHLLAAAGSKATSTAPLASTLYVAEPFIAEQKEAIADRRRIHLAKGLVSHGTGSKPLMILIGDVKEITAARSAFKIIVKHSPDFHFGLSPDLHTSFQKRFEQEIALWNKKPGNHLVVAATFSVNGAGYAIIEDITAMATNANWIPIEGEPDERLVTALTAGSRAFFKVLRYGLSATAPTATAVVVDTHPRPVGLYLLPSGASEAFRADLAAQTADSQFTPWFWDTATIAMPNLPPVDGYTAMAMPVLEPAAE; translated from the coding sequence ATGCCAACCTATCGATACGAAAGTACCACGATTGACTCGGATAACCCGGCCGATCGTGTCCGCCTCGAACAACTGCACAGCCGCGGCGCGCGCCTCCTCTGCCCCTGTGTCGATCCACCGCTCGAGATGTATCTCGCGCGTACCGCCAGCGGCATCATCGTCAAGCGTATGCCGGAGACCGGCCCTCACCACGCCCCCAGCTGCCCCTCCTGGGAGCCGCCGCCGGAACTCGGTGGCCTCGCTCCGCTGATCGGTCAGGCGATCGTCGAGAACCCCGAGGAAGGCACCACGCTCCTGCGTCTCGGCTTTCCACTGTCCCGTCGGTCCAACCGTCTCAAGTCTTCCCCGGAACGCGGCGCCGCTCCTGGTGACACCGTCAAATTCCAGCGCAAGAAGCTTACTCTCCGTGGCCTGCTGCACTATCTCTGGGACGAAGCCCGCCTGACCCACTGGACGCCAAAATGGGCCGGGCGTCGGTCCTGGCACGTGGTGCAATCCCACCTGCTGGCAGCCGCCGGTTCCAAGGCCACGTCCACAGCCCCCCTTGCCAGCACCCTCTACGTAGCCGAGCCCTTCATCGCCGAGCAAAAGGAGGCTATCGCCGACCGGCGCCGCATCCATCTGGCCAAAGGACTTGTCAGCCACGGCACTGGCAGCAAGCCCCTGATGATCCTGATTGGCGACGTCAAGGAGATCACCGCCGCCCGCAGCGCCTTCAAGATCATCGTCAAGCACAGTCCGGATTTTCACTTCGGGCTGTCGCCCGACCTGCACACCAGCTTCCAGAAGCGCTTCGAGCAGGAAATCGCTCTCTGGAACAAGAAGCCAGGCAACCACCTGGTCGTCGCCGCTACCTTCTCGGTGAATGGCGCCGGCTATGCCATCATTGAGGACATCACCGCGATGGCGACGAACGCCAACTGGATCCCGATCGAAGGCGAGCCGGACGAACGCCTGGTCACAGCGCTCACCGCCGGCAGCCGTGCCTTTTTCAAGGTGCTCCGCTACGGCCTGTCCGCCACCGCGCCAACCGCCACCGCCGTCGTGGTGGACACCCATCCCAGGCCGGTTGGCCTCTACCTGCTGCCGTCGGGTGCCAGCGAGGCGTTCCGCGCAGATCTTGCCGCTCAAACCGCCGACAGTCAGTTCACGCCTTGGTTCTGGGACACCGCGACCATCGCCATGCCGAACTTGCCACCTGTCGACGGCTACACGGCGATGGCCATGCCTGTTCTCGAACCCGCGGCCGAATAG
- a CDS encoding recombinase family protein, producing MLLGYARVSKGDEQTNALQVRALRAAGCRRLFEEAASGGRWDRPELHRLLDQLREGDVVVVWKLDRLSRSLKDVLHIMERIAGAGAGFRSLTESVDTTTPAGWMMMQMVGAFAEFERAMIRERTSAGLAAARAEGRVGGRRPKLNAAKRREIAESVITGRKSGAEMARLYGVSQPTVSRIVAQYKIGML from the coding sequence ATGCTGCTCGGCTACGCCCGGGTGTCGAAGGGCGACGAGCAGACGAACGCCCTGCAGGTCCGCGCCCTACGGGCGGCTGGCTGCCGGAGGCTGTTCGAGGAAGCCGCCTCGGGCGGACGGTGGGACCGACCGGAGCTGCATCGCCTGCTTGACCAACTGCGCGAAGGCGACGTCGTCGTGGTCTGGAAGCTCGACCGCCTGTCGCGGTCGCTGAAGGACGTGCTGCACATCATGGAGCGGATCGCCGGAGCCGGCGCGGGCTTTCGCTCGCTGACCGAAAGCGTCGACACCACCACGCCAGCGGGGTGGATGATGATGCAGATGGTCGGCGCCTTCGCCGAGTTTGAGCGCGCCATGATCCGCGAACGCACCTCGGCCGGGCTCGCGGCAGCCCGCGCCGAGGGGCGCGTGGGGGGGCGACGCCCGAAGCTGAATGCGGCCAAGCGGCGCGAGATCGCGGAAAGCGTCATTACCGGGCGCAAGTCAGGCGCAGAAATGGCGCGCCTTTACGGTGTTAGTCAGCCTACCGTGTCGCGCATCGTGGCGCAGTACAAGATCGGGATGCTCTGA
- a CDS encoding vWA domain-containing protein, translated as MLPPIITRARARLMARAPFFGALALGLDWIAEPGLDTMATDGRAIFYNPGWCAEIGTERTAAVIAHEVLHIVLKHHLRRGARLPGLWNIAADFAINATLLKDGFVLPDDLLIDHAGRFTGLPAEAIYERLLQEQPTRPAPAAPDVGPSGPGATSLDAPASSGPAGEPRWGQVRDLTQMDGSPLPESRRRQAGRDLDVRIRQAAAMARRAGKLPSTLVEMIAAGAPRIDWRDRFRQVFDGTRREALDWGRPNRRFLPHGLYLPGWRRSGAGVIAFVLDTSGSISPRELAAYTAEVLGILEETSPDRIVLIQCDTAVCRVEDLRPGEGFDSIEVEGRGGTKFQPAFDWIATNLPQAAAIVYATDLAAADEPVDPGIPTIWLTPTRGRSVGFGEVVERDLT; from the coding sequence ATGCTGCCCCCCATCATCACCCGGGCACGGGCGCGGCTGATGGCCCGTGCCCCGTTCTTCGGTGCCCTGGCGCTCGGCCTGGACTGGATCGCCGAGCCCGGGCTCGACACCATGGCGACCGACGGGCGGGCGATCTTCTACAACCCGGGCTGGTGCGCGGAGATCGGGACCGAACGCACCGCCGCCGTCATCGCGCACGAGGTGCTGCACATCGTGTTGAAGCACCATCTGCGTCGCGGGGCGCGTCTCCCGGGGCTGTGGAACATTGCCGCGGATTTCGCGATCAACGCCACTCTGCTCAAGGACGGGTTTGTCCTGCCGGACGATCTGCTGATCGACCACGCGGGCCGTTTCACCGGCCTGCCGGCGGAAGCGATCTATGAACGGCTGCTGCAGGAGCAGCCGACCCGCCCGGCACCGGCCGCGCCCGACGTTGGGCCATCCGGCCCGGGAGCAACGTCTTTGGACGCGCCGGCATCCTCCGGTCCCGCCGGGGAGCCGCGCTGGGGGCAAGTTCGTGACCTGACCCAGATGGATGGCTCACCGCTGCCGGAAAGCCGCCGGCGGCAGGCGGGTCGCGATCTTGACGTGCGCATCCGGCAGGCTGCCGCCATGGCCCGGCGCGCCGGCAAGCTGCCCAGCACGCTGGTGGAGATGATCGCCGCCGGCGCGCCGCGCATCGACTGGCGTGACCGCTTCCGCCAGGTGTTCGACGGCACACGACGCGAGGCGCTTGACTGGGGACGGCCCAACCGTCGGTTTCTGCCGCATGGCCTCTATTTGCCGGGCTGGCGGCGCAGCGGCGCCGGGGTGATCGCCTTCGTGCTGGATACCTCCGGCTCGATCAGCCCGCGCGAGCTCGCCGCCTATACGGCCGAGGTGCTCGGCATCCTGGAGGAGACCAGCCCGGACCGCATCGTCCTGATCCAATGCGACACCGCCGTCTGCCGCGTCGAGGATCTGCGGCCCGGCGAGGGTTTCGACAGCATCGAGGTCGAGGGCCGTGGGGGCACGAAGTTCCAGCCGGCGTTCGACTGGATTGCCACGAACCTCCCGCAGGCGGCGGCGATCGTCTACGCGACCGACCTTGCCGCCGCGGACGAGCCGGTCGATCCGGGCATCCCGACGATCTGGTTGACGCCGACGCGCGGCCGGAGCGTCGGGTTCGGCGAGGTCGTCGAACGCGATCTGACCTGA
- a CDS encoding ParB/RepB/Spo0J family partition protein, translating into MELRTVNPRSLKFNPNNPRRTKATPEQDAQLVASLRKIGLLQPPVVRPIDNKLIIVAGERRVRCAIKAEMTEIPVLVRDADDGADAVRSFAENIVRAQMGPVDQWRAIEALIGDDWTEEAIAAAFAYPVRFIRRLRLLANIHPTILDHIAKGDMPREEEIRIIAAAALEEQAEIWKRHKPKRGEAATWWDIARPLQKTRLLKQHARFDDDSARRHGIVWEDDLFGPGGEDNLYTTQVDAFFAAQEEWLTANLPQNGVLLTVDQWGRPDLPPRAQRIWSTPGPEDRIGHYLDRRTGEVETVTFRLPPPKTAKAVATKGDGTTAATGNPLPSRPDVTQKGVTMIGDFRTDALHEALQESPADDSVLIGLLVLALAGQNVSVHSPRANSRFDRLAVAGRLIEGGVLTNDVSLLRAAAREMLRSVLSCREGMTSSGMVARIAGDILGADRFLPNMATEEFLSCLSKAAIEQVARAENVLPRDTGKATRAALIGHVGRGTYLLPAARFALTEAERTKLQESLSIASREGLTDEDVDPDEAWNDQAEGTDEPDDTVLDTSNKPSKPNGGADEDERMTPPTMPRHRAAA; encoded by the coding sequence ATGGAACTCAGGACCGTCAATCCCCGCAGCCTGAAGTTCAACCCGAACAATCCCCGCCGTACCAAGGCAACACCGGAACAGGACGCCCAGCTGGTCGCCAGCCTGCGTAAAATCGGTCTGCTCCAGCCCCCGGTGGTCCGTCCCATCGACAACAAGCTGATCATCGTTGCCGGCGAGCGCCGCGTCCGCTGCGCCATCAAGGCCGAGATGACGGAAATCCCAGTGCTGGTGCGCGATGCCGATGACGGCGCCGACGCGGTACGCAGCTTCGCTGAAAACATCGTGCGGGCGCAGATGGGGCCGGTAGACCAGTGGCGGGCAATCGAGGCCCTGATCGGCGATGACTGGACCGAGGAAGCCATCGCTGCTGCTTTCGCCTATCCCGTCCGCTTCATCCGTCGCCTGCGCCTGTTGGCGAATATCCACCCTACGATCCTGGATCACATCGCCAAAGGCGACATGCCCCGCGAGGAGGAGATCCGCATCATCGCCGCGGCGGCACTGGAGGAACAGGCCGAAATTTGGAAAAGGCATAAGCCGAAGCGCGGCGAGGCGGCTACCTGGTGGGACATCGCCCGCCCCTTGCAGAAAACCCGTCTGCTGAAACAACACGCCCGTTTCGATGATGACAGCGCCCGCCGTCATGGGATTGTTTGGGAAGACGATTTGTTCGGCCCCGGCGGCGAGGACAACCTCTACACCACCCAGGTGGACGCGTTCTTTGCCGCGCAGGAGGAATGGCTCACTGCCAACTTGCCGCAAAACGGCGTGCTGCTCACAGTGGATCAGTGGGGCCGGCCGGACCTGCCGCCCAGGGCCCAACGTATCTGGAGCACACCAGGTCCCGAGGATCGCATCGGCCATTATCTCGACCGGCGCACCGGTGAGGTGGAAACCGTCACCTTCCGTCTACCCCCACCGAAAACAGCCAAAGCCGTCGCCACGAAAGGCGATGGCACCACGGCCGCCACCGGTAACCCGCTCCCCTCGCGTCCCGATGTGACCCAGAAGGGCGTCACGATGATCGGCGACTTCCGCACCGATGCGCTGCACGAGGCCCTGCAGGAAAGCCCCGCCGACGATTCTGTGCTGATTGGCCTGCTGGTGCTGGCGCTGGCGGGGCAGAATGTGTCGGTCCACTCGCCCCGCGCGAACAGCCGGTTCGACCGTCTGGCGGTGGCTGGACGCCTGATCGAGGGCGGCGTGCTGACCAACGATGTCAGCCTGCTGCGCGCGGCGGCCCGCGAGATGCTTCGCTCCGTGCTGTCGTGCCGGGAGGGGATGACGAGCAGCGGCATGGTGGCACGGATTGCCGGCGATATCCTCGGCGCCGACCGGTTCCTGCCGAATATGGCAACCGAGGAATTCCTGTCCTGCCTGAGCAAAGCGGCCATCGAGCAGGTCGCCAGGGCCGAGAACGTCCTGCCGCGCGACACCGGCAAAGCGACCCGCGCGGCGCTGATCGGGCATGTCGGGCGGGGGACCTATCTCCTGCCGGCGGCACGGTTTGCGCTCACCGAGGCCGAGCGGACAAAGCTGCAGGAGAGCCTCTCGATTGCGTCCAGGGAGGGCCTCACGGATGAGGACGTCGACCCTGACGAGGCGTGGAACGACCAAGCCGAAGGCACCGATGAGCCCGACGATACCGTGCTTGATACATCGAATAAGCCGTCCAAGCCGAATGGTGGTGCCGATGAGGACGAGCGCATGACACCACCAACGATGCCCAGGCACCGCGCGGCGGCCTGA